The proteins below come from a single Balaenoptera acutorostrata chromosome 2, mBalAcu1.1, whole genome shotgun sequence genomic window:
- the GPX3 gene encoding glutathione peroxidase 3, whose amino-acid sequence MARLFRASCLLSLLLAGFVPPSRGQEKSKTDCRAGVSSTIYEYGALAIDGEEYIPFKQYAGKYILFVNVASYUGLTGQYVELNALQEELAPFGLVILGFPCNQFGKQEPGENSEILATLRHVRPGGGFVPNFQLFEKGDVNGEKEQKFYTFLKNSCPPTSELLGSPGRLFWDPMKVHDIRWNFEKFLVGPDGAPIMRWHHRTTVNTVKMDILTYMRRRAALEAKGK is encoded by the exons ATGGCCCGTCTCTTCCGGGCATCCTGCCTTCTCTCCCTGCTCCTGGCCGGCTTCGTTCCGCCGAGCCGAGGACAGGAGAAGTCGAAG ACGGACTGCCGTGCTGGCGTGAGCAGCACCATCTATGAGTATGGAGCCCTCGCCATTGACGGGGAGGAGTACATCCCCTTTAAGCAGTACGCTGGCAAATACATCCTCTTTGTCAACGTGGCCAGCTACTGAGGCCTGACGGGCCAGTACGTTG AACTGAATGCACTACAGGAAGAACTTGCACCATTTGGTCTGGTCATTCTGGGCTTCCCCTGCAACCAATTCGGAAAACAGGAACCAGGAGAGAACTCAGAGATCCTAGCCACTCTCAG GCATGTCCGACCAGGTGGGGGCTTCGTCCCCAATTTCCAGCTCTTTGAGAAAGGGGACGTGAACGGGGAGAAAGAACAGAAGTTCTACACATTCCTGAAG AACTCCTGTCCTCCTACCTCGGAGCTCCTGGGCTCACCGGGCCGCCTCTTCTGGGATCCCATGAAGGTCCATGACATCCGCTGGAACTTTGAGAAGTTCCTGGTGGGGCCAGATGGTGCTCCCATCATGCGCTGGCACCACCGCACCACGGTCAACACTGTCAAGATGGACATCCTGACCTACATGCGGCGCCGGGCCGCCCTGGAGGCCAAGGGGAAGTAA